ATGTATAAAGGTATTCAACATGATTAACTACTTCTGTTTCAACTCTAAAAGCAATGGTTTGCGTTTCATCAAAACGTTCTCCTATACGAGTATAAAAATTCTGATCATAAAAATGTACTCCTGCTAGTTCTTTCCTTAATTTTGTATCTTTAATACACTTAGATAAGTTAAAGTAATGAATGATTTGCCCCTTATCTATTGGTCTTTTTTCTACAACCGCCACCCTTACACCCTCTATCTTTTAAAAGTGAAATTACATCTCATTCAAATGATTTTCAATTCTGTTAATATCTATCAAAGAAGAAAATCTTTGATATTTATTTCGCCATACATACTTAGCTACCCTATTTAAAAGAAATTAGGTCTCTTATCCGTTATACCATCAAAGTCTATAACAGATAGGTTTTGTGATAGCCTGGATGAAATTCTAGGATCATACGCTTTTTTAAAGTCATCATAGGATAAATTAGAAGTGAGAATGGTGCTTTTTATACCGTCTCTAGCGTTTATGACCTTGAATAGGGTTTTAACTGTATGGTCGCTTGCACCTCGTGAGGTGTCCATTTTGCCTATATCTGTACCAATATCATCTATGTATAGAACATCTACCTCTTTCATTAGTTTGAGATAGTAGGCATCTGTTTTCTTGTCAGTTGCTTTATTGTTATACGATTCAATAATTAATTCTAGTAAGGTTGTAAAATCTACAAACATACAAGATAGCTGTCTTGAATATTGTTCTGATTTAGTACTGATATTACTTGCTGAAGCATGTGCTAACATACTTTTCCCTGTACCAGGGTTACCGGAGAAGAAAGAATTTTTTATTTCTCCTTCTGAAATTTGTCTCGTAAGAGTTGAAACGCTTGCTTTTACATCTCGTTCTCTTTGTGTAGGTGTCTGATAGTCTTTAAACCCTTTATCAACAAATGCCTTACTTCCGTATATAGAATATCTCTTAAAGAAAGCTCTTTTTTCATCAGCATTAAAATGATGTGCCTTTTCTGATAGTAATTCTGTCATATCTTCATTCTTTTCTGCTCCTACACAACATGGACAGGTCAGTTCCTTTGTTTCGAGATTTAAAAACTTTTTATAGCTTCCTGCATGAACGTCCGTATTGTTACAGACTTCTTCTGTTAAGAGATATAAATCTCTTATAGGTTCTCCATTAAAAATATCTTTTTGAATTTTTTTTATATAATTTGTCATGGTTGAATCCTCCTAAAAGAAATCATCAAAATCTTCTGGTTTGTATTTCGCTACTTCTTTTGCTAATCGTTCTTTACTTCTTCTTACAAACTCTTTTGTTTCCTCGTCTTCTTCTGGAGTAGTTTTATTCAGTTGGTTATAAGAGTTATTTCCTTTTCTACTCTGATAGTTCTTTTCTGCTGCATCCACATCTTTTACGGTCTTATGTCCTTTGTTATTCCAATTAATGAGTACTTTTTCAGCATAAGACCATTTTCTTACATTATTGATAGCAGATAGTTCTAATGCTTTAATAATCAATTCATCTGCTTCTTGTTCTGATGATCCTTCTTGTATGAAATCTTTTGAGATAGCTTCTATCTTGTCTCGTACAATAGGTGATAAAGTTCCAAAACCATTATTTTCATAGAATGATAAAGGATTAGGTTTGTTGTC
The Jeotgalibaca sp. MA1X17-3 genome window above contains:
- a CDS encoding ATP-binding protein, yielding MTNYIKKIQKDIFNGEPIRDLYLLTEEVCNNTDVHAGSYKKFLNLETKELTCPCCVGAEKNEDMTELLSEKAHHFNADEKRAFFKRYSIYGSKAFVDKGFKDYQTPTQRERDVKASVSTLTRQISEGEIKNSFFSGNPGTGKSMLAHASASNISTKSEQYSRQLSCMFVDFTTLLELIIESYNNKATDKKTDAYYLKLMKEVDVLYIDDIGTDIGKMDTSRGASDHTVKTLFKVINARDGIKSTILTSNLSYDDFKKAYDPRISSRLSQNLSVIDFDGITDKRPNFF